The nucleotide sequence GTCGCCAGTTACAAAGCTTCCTAGGCTTTGCCAATTTTTACAAGAGGTCTGTACGGGACTTCAGCAGAATTGCCTTACCATTAATCCAGTTAACTGCTCCCAAGATTGTTTTCCAGTGGAATGATGCCGCCCAATCAGCCTTTCAGGAGCTCAAGAAACGGTTTGCCTCAGCACCCATTCTGGTCCAGCCTGACACTACTCTTCAGTTTGTGGTAGAGGTCGACGCATCCGACTCGGGGGTGGGGGCCGTCCTCTCCCAACAAAAGGAGGGTAAGCTGCATTCCTGTGCCTTTTTCTCTCGTCGCCTCACCCCTGTAGAACGTAATTATGATGTTGGCGACCGGGAGCTGTTGGCGATCAAGTTTGCTTTAGAAGAGTGGTGGCATTGGCTGGAGGGCACCACTCAACCCTTTGTTGTCTGGACAGATCACAAAAACTTGGCCTACCTCCAATCAGCGAAATGTCTCAATGCTCGACAAGCCAGGTGGGCTCTGTTTTTTTACTCGCTTTCACTTCTCAATCACCTACAGACCCTGTTCCCGGAACGTCAAACTTCACGCCCTCTCCCGTCAGTTCTCTGCTGCTGAAGACAAGGCGGATCCTGACCCCATCCTGCCGGCAGCCTGTACTATCCAAGCCATCACCTGGGAGATTGAAGCAGCTATCCGAGAGGCCGAAGGAACCGAACCGAatccgggaggaggccccgccCAACGACTTTATGTGCCTCGCTCCATCATGCATGGGATCCCGGAAGACACTGTGTCCGACAGAGGGCCTCAATTCACTTCACAGGTCTGGAAGGAATTCTGCAATTCCAGGGGAGCAAAGGTCAGTCTATCCTCTGGCTATCATCCACAGAGTAACGGCCAGTCCGAGCGGGCCAACCAGGAGCTAGAGGCCGCTCTGCACTGCGTCGCCTCCACCAATCAAACCATCTGGAGTGAGGAGTTGCCGTGGATCGAGTACGCCCATAACAGCCTGACTGCCTCTGCCACCGGCCGGTCTCTATTCGAAGCCTCCTTGGGAGATCAGCCTCCTCTATTTCCTGCTGTGGAAGGTGAGCACTCTGTACCCTCCGTCCAGGCTCATTTACGCAGGTGTTGTCGAGTTTGGCGGGCCACTCAAGCGGCCCTACTACGCACAAAAGAGAACAACAAACGCATCGCAGATCGGCACCGGACCCGTCCCCTGTGCAACTGTGACTGGGCGTGAGCAAGAAGAGTGGTGGAGAAAAGAggagctgtttgtgtgtggaaaCCCCCTCCCCTGGACTCCGGCCCCTTTCACTCCTGGACCCTGGAACCAAAGCCCTTTTCCCCAAACACCTTTGTATATATATTGCACTGTGGTagatcactgtaaataaattcactcTTGTTCGAAAGGAGTTTGTGGTCTGCGCTTGAGTCTGCTCTGCAGCACCTGTCCCTCTACTGCTCTTCAGTTCGCATCAACATAAGCTCATCATATTCTATGATATGATTTACTCTCAGGTGTTTGACGAGGTTAGTGGTGCTGCCACAACACCTCACTGTCTTGCCACATATATCGCAAACCGTGTCTTggctgtttgtggaggtaaaatacATCCACACATGACTCCGTTTACGCTCAGCCATTGCTGTGAGTGCGCACGCCAGGGGCTGTGACACATTCATCCAGCCGTATTTCACATATGACTATGAAAGGCGtaagaggaagtagttccttccAATTTAGACGATCTGAATGATATAGTTTATTTCCACTGTTCCTGTTAATGAAACACTACAAATTTACCCCAAAGTactaaaatattgatattttaatatgagaatcgattctagaacaaATTACTGGTATCGGAAGAATCGATATTTCAATATCGATCCGAACACCACTATTAGGAACTACGTCTGTGTGTCATtccaattcagttttttttaaattaatttatttttttttaggaatTTGGATTTTAGGATACTTCAAACAAATCTGCCAGATTAACACAAGATTGggatttttaaaagattttaatcACCAAATTCTGAATAAAAGTTTAACAAATTCAGGACATAATTAGTAATAGAAAGctaattttagttttatacattatTAATCAGGATCAAAATTAAGGCATGTTAAAGCTATCCAAAAACATACCACATTAAATGCACAAAAGGCACACAGAAAGCATACTTAGTTAATCTTTGAGTAGCCAGTAAAGATTATGAAGGTGCTAATTAGAATAAAAAGATTACATAATTTTTTTCAAAGTTTGATTACAATTCCAAAATTTATTATGtcattcaaaaatattttgGTGATCACACATATTTTTCCTTAtttgttttccttaaaaaacaAGCCAAATTCTTCTGGGATTAAATATTATATAAGCTATTAATAAAACCATAGTAGATTAACTTACTGATACTATGgaaaaaaggaacaaagaaaagccTGACTTCTTGTTGGTTATCTGAATAACCACAGATTTCTGCATTCATTATGTGTTGCTAGCTGAATGTAAATCACTGGATGCACTGGATGTCATGTTGTAGCCATCTAAAAAAAACAGAGCTGTATAGTTAATCTGTGGCAAAAAATAATACACAGTAGACAGTACTACAACAGGATGTTGAAGTAAGAAGTAAAATAATTGTATGaataagtaaaattaaaaaatacattttatatgtgttaatgtgcaacccatccaattgttttctgtgttgGACTCCCCAATTAAGGTACAAGCAccactattcttattgtatatattgtatatcttatatcttattcatctgttcctctgtctctcctgctgctttgagcatgtacatgacaaaagaatttccctcgggataaataaagttattcttattcttattcttaacaaaacacagcttttcctGCATCTTtatatgttctttttttaaattgttatttacCTCTTCCACGTCTCCAGTTCCTTAAAAACTGAAGTCCACTCGACGATGAGTTTCCAGCACTTGTGCtctaaaaaacaatacaaaaaataaatcatgcaatatttgaaaaaaacaaaacaaaaagcaagttGGCTGAGATCCAAaaataaggaaagaaaaaaggaacacaAACTGTTCTTACCCCTGTCCTACTTCTGGACGGTTGTGCATATGATGATATTGCTGACCGCACCTGATAAGTGAAATCTCAAGTGTTACACTACAATGGAAGTTGCACAAGTTAGctgtaaaattaaattaattcatgatgCCCAGCCAAACACTAAAAGGAATCTTGTACTTTTGTAAGTCTATGGTGATGTTTAGCTTGCttttttgtgtgcttgtgtgggaTACGAACACATACATATAACTGTTATTTATTGAAGTGTGGgcccacctgctgtttgctaCTTTCACCATCAAGTCGGAATTAGTCATTTTTATGGACTTACAGAGAAACCATGAAATGGCAGTAGAAGGCAGAAGTTTGACTTGACAAGAGGATTTTAGTGTAGTATTATTACAATTCATATTCCTTTGTCAGTAAAGGTTTGTAGACATTAAGCACTTTGTTGGTTAAACCAAATTATATCATTTAACATTAATTTAAAGTAATTCAACAATAAGCACTTATTCATTAACCTGAATTAAAATTGAGCTGTACATACCTTACCATCCAGCAGTGTTCCAAACACCAAAATAAAGAAGCCCTTTTTTAAAAGACAGAGTAATGTCCGTTATCAAGGATTCAGTGATTAAAGATTCTGCTATTATGGTATAAAAAGGTAAAAAGTTTATTTGTACCTGTAGCGAATTGAAGAATGCGAATGCAATATTGATTCCCATGTCTCTTGGATCCACCAGAAGTCCAGTTCCCAAACCCCAAGTTATTCCAAAAAATGGTGTAAGCACAGCCAAACTCTTGACAATAACCAGTAAAACGCTCCTTTCACCTGCTTGTGCAGCAGTTGTTCCAACCCTTCTCCTTATAATTTTGTACAAAACCACAACCAGGATAATGAGATTTATCAGCACTATTGAAAGTGCAGGAATCACAAACGCCAGTAGAGCTTTGGACTCATCCCACTTGAGCCAGCAGATTCCATTTTCTCTGATATATTTGTTGTCAGGTACAGTTGCAGCTATAGTTACTGTTGCTATGATTAGAGGAGCTCCGTAGCCTAGAGAAAATCCAATGGCCAGCATAGATGCTTTAGACAAACCCCCACCAAAGACATTAGTTGTACGGTAGAGGAGCAACAGAGCTGAGGCAAACATCCAGAAGAACAGAGCTAGGTagaaaaaatggataaaaaaggTAGCTGCAGTGCATGCTGAGTGGTTTTTTGTATCTGAAATGGCTGCTCCAATTATAAACCAAATATCTGCAATCAGGAGGGACACAGCAATGTTAACTATGGAAACATGACGCAGGTAAGAGGTTTCATTCgttcttatttttctccatATGAGGCCTTCAATGATGAGACATATGACCAAGGAACCCATGGAAATGCCAACTCCGATGTAGGTTATATAGTCCAAAATTAGGCTAATTGGACTGTTTGGTGACATCAGGATAGAGAATGAGGTCAGGTGGTTGCAGTTGCAGGTGACAGTTCCAGTTTCATTTGAATTTACCACTTCACAGCCCTCATCGTCCCATCCTCCGAGATCATTAAGGAGACTGAAGTTCCAGAAGACACATTTTGGATTTCTCAGTGtatcatttaaaatatcaaatTTCAAAGAGATATTATTGATTTGGCCACTGGACTGAACAAGTACAACCCTGCCACCGATGACCTTAATTGATGAATTGTCTATTTCTCTTGCAGGGAGTACATTATTCAGAGAGGCAAATGTTATCACTGTGATTGACTTATTTTCACCCTCATTCTCTGGTATTTCTATCTCCACCGAAGAATTAAAACCACCAGTGATAGGGTTTGTGTATATAGTTCTGTTCAAGATGATAAAAGGCGTGTCAATACCAGAATTATTGAAACTGGCAAGgtgttttgttatattttcaAGAGACTGCAATAATGATGAACTAACACTGTCAGGTTTAGAGATGTCATACGAgatactttcattttttttgttcagaAAGTTCCACGAGTCCCTTGCCTGATCTGTGGTGAGAACACCTGCAGTTATCAAGATATCctatagtaaaaaaaaactgtattagattaaataaacaaatacaaaatttaaaaaagcatgtATTATTTAGAATACTCAAACTTCAGTAAACTAGCATGTACCTTCATCGAGTTTTCATTGATTGAGATGTTTAATAATTCTGTTCTGTCTGCTACATTTCCGAGGATTTGAACAACAGCATCAATATTTTTAGGTGAGTTAACCACTTGCTTAGAATTCCCATTTGTAACATTACTAAGCTGTTGCAAAAATGCTGGCAGTGTAGTGGCAGTCAAGACCTGCAAGAGTTGAAGAGAAAAAGTATTTAGTTTCACAATTTAACTCAATGTTGAAGTTAGAATGACAAACTTGGGCTTCCCATTTACTAATTCCTATCTCAAAGGTTTTTGTTTGTAGAAATCCTCACAGAATTCGGCTTACGTTTACTATAGTCCATGATCGACCATGATTGTTTTGCTGTCTAACAGGATACCATCCATTTGAAAACTGGTTGAAGCAGCTGTAATAATTTGAGAGGTGGATTCATCTTCCATTTTAGCCCAGAATAGAATCAACAGGATTGTGTTGAGAaccatttatattttacattacattacatggTCATTTCCATCATCAGCAAAATTGAAATGTATAGGAGTAGAAAAAACTAGTCATTTAAGAGCCTTAATCTTACCATTTGATATAATCTAGTTTTGAAATTTATAGTCACAGTTGTCAAGTAAAACACATAGCaaattaactttaattaaaagAGTAACTTAAAGAGAGGTTTGTGTAATATTTTTGTGGCTTCACTTAGGTGAACCTTCTAAAGTGTCCAATTACAGAAACTCTTTAAAATATGTAATATTGTGATTTATCTCTAAGGTACATTTTCCACaatacaaagaacaaaaaagaacatggcagttTATACAAGTCACCTTAGACTGGTCAAGCAGCTGCTTAATGGGTTGCAGTATGCAGGTGTCTCGTCTTTCAGTATATGTTGTGTTGTTGCACAATGCACTCTTTTCTCCTTCCTCATTGTTTGCACAGGGTATTATGGCTTTGAAACCACTAACTGCCTTTCCAAATGGTACCTCATCACATATTTGAGGatctaataaaacaaaaacaaaaaaaagaccttATTAAATGTAGATAATTTTTAACCTGAATTTAATAAATTGCTTTGTAATGTGTTAATACTCACTGCCTTTGTAAAATCTGAGTGTTATTGTCTTTTTGAATTCAGGATAGGTATTTGATTGACAGGTAATTGTATCCTGCTCTTTGCCTGCACAGCTATCAGTTTTATATTGATAGGAAATGCTTTTTTTACCTTTGGATAAACCACAGAAACAACAAAGTCAATATGAATAGCAATACAACCTAAACATTCAGATCTGATGTAATATTAATCAGACTAGTTTTGTCTCATATTAGTAAATAACGTAAGTATTGCAAGATGAGCAGAGAAACTATTTCCCAATAGCTGATTTGCATTTTGTTGATTCTTTGTTTCAGATTTACCGCTAATATCCGTGTTTATGAAACTAATATTATAGTCATTGTTGACAAAGCAATTTAGTGGCACATTTTCACCACTACACTGCAAAAATTTTTCAATTGGGTCCACTCTGATCAAGGGTTTCTCTTTGAGTGTGAAGGTTCCATTGGATCGTTGTCGATAAAATGAATCATCCTTTTTCCGTATGAGCCTGCATTCATAATTTCCTGGAATGAAAGTAAATTATTATATACATAAATGAAATAGTGTTGCCAAACAAAAATAAGAATATATGGGATGACAGTGTCATTTGTTTCTGTATTATACAGTTGTAATATGGCTGGTTCTCCTATGCAgattcagtgtttcattttaCATACTACAAAAAAAAGCAGTAATGTAGCTGATAACGCGATTTTGCGCCATTTTGTTTCAAGAATACCATTCTCTGTCTagcaacattttattttactgttacaTTATTAAGAGCTCAGCAACCACTTATTTCCAAATTTAAATAGGATTTCTAATACGAATTAGTTGACATCTGTGTTCACACAAGTACACATTTACACTGGCACTTGTAATTTGGTATTGCTTTCTCTTGAGAAAGGCTTGTGCAACAGCAATGGTTTAACTATTTAAATCAAATGATTTCAGTCCTTCTACACTAATATTGATTGCTCCATTGCAGTAATAACGTTTCCCTTAACCCTCTGGGGTTGCAGTGACCCAGCgactccatttcaacttgggtcagaagtgcggacttcaaactatataccagtttttaaactgtgtcaataggccacgtaaaagagttatgataaaagatacatgtgatgtttttttctgaaccaAACAAGTTTTACCCTTAagccaatcagaatgttgtaaTTGCACTTGCTGAATCACTAAAAAATGCTGAGACTGCACTCGCATTTTAAATGTATATGATTTGTGAATTTCCTCATGGAATGCAGTTGTGTGCTTCTTACCACTGTCGGCACGAATGAACTGCGACACAGATAAGACTGAGTAACTTTCGTTATTTGAAATGCTGTGTACTTCATCTTGAGCTATGACATTGCCATCACGTCTCCACTCTGCTCTCCAGTCAGTACCAAAGAGATCCAATGGTGGAGGGCCACATGTTACAATGACTTTATCCTCCCAAAATCCAGTAccttcaattttaaaatccagaAACCCTGGGtctttaaaatgaacataaatataaaaaaattatCAAACAATCATATGATCTCATGTGTTTTTTGATAtgacattaaacaaatatgtaaaattGAATAAAATCACAAATGTAGACAAATGCTTACCATCTGATATCATAGAGTAGATTTTTGCTAGCTGGTCAAAAATTCCATTGTTTAGTGTTTGGATGACAGGTAAAGTAGCAGCAGTGACACTGTATTCAGCGATGGTGCTTCCACTTCTATAATACAGAAAAGGATTGGAAACGCTAACATTTCTGGCATGTAGTGTACATTTTAACTCTCACACCTACAGATAAGTCAATGATAGTTGagtcacatttttatattttcagtctACTAGCACTAACTCCCCTAAATAGCTTTGCACTATACCTAACTTAAAAAAGAATTCGCGAAAAACCTCACATTTTTCTTCAATTTACAAGTTAGTAGTTTACCATTTGGTAAAAtcaagttattattattattattattattattgttaataacaataataataataataatggtacattttatttataggtgcCTTTAAGACtcccaaggtcaccttacaatagTACAACAatacaatataataaaatatagcaaaacaaaatttaaacataaggtaaaaaaaaaacaagcatgaaAGTATATAAACAAGTATAAAAGGGTATGGAGTTCTGAATAGATGGGTTTTGAGATGTGTTTTAAAAGTACAGAGAGAGTTTGTAGTTCGAAGGGCTGGTGGAAGTGCATCTAAAGTCTAGGGGCAGAACAACTAAAAGTCCTGTTAGAGAATTGTGCATCAATATGGTTGTCATTGTGCAAGATGATTAGATCTTTAGCAAGGTGATTAGATCTTTAGCAAGAATGCTCAGCTCTGTTTTCTAGACACTGGTTCGTTAAAATGTTAAGCCATATATGGGGTGACTGAGGATATTGGTGACATCACATGCTCACACATCGCAGACACACACGTCACATGTTCACAGGTGGGTGTCTTATCTGTCGCATGATTAATGAGATGTTTGTGTAAATACAGATGTTAATAAAAGGACTGTGAGATGGTCCCAGAGGTTGGAGTTGGCTGAGATCAGATGAAGAGCTCAGGCTCCCCTTGCAGCAagtaaaagacaaaaagcaCTGTGGTCGTACACAAATGATTGGTCTCTGAGCCAGTGGCGTTTAAGTGTTAGACCTAACAGGTCCCATTGTAGTCAGGCATACATATGGAGGAGATCAGATAAATATGGAGGAGCGAGGTTATGAAGCTCTTTGAAAGTAAGAAGCAGGATCTTGATATTGACACAGGTGAATTGGAAGGAAATGGAGCTGTTCAAGAACAGGCGTTATAGGTTCAGTGGATCTAATTCTGGAAAAAATTcgagcagctgtattttgaacCAACTGCAATTTATGGAGAGATTTATGAGGTAGACCATAGAGAAGAGAATTTCAGTAATTTGAATGAGATATGACAAGAGCATTGACAAGTATGGAGGTACTGTTTGGAGTGAGTGAAGGATTGGTCAAAATGATTAGATCCCTATCCTTTTTACTGAAGTGTAGATGGTTCATATCCCACAACATCCCAAagatgctctattggattgacatCACGTGATTATGGAGCCCATTTGAGTACGGTGAACTCAATGTCATTTTCTAGTaagtgtagaaatgtttagcttattttagagtttagacatgtaggaatgtttagtttgttttagagtttagaaatgtgttaagatagaatgtagaattatggtagagacactgacactgccctggatataaataaaggcctgactgtgtcatgaacttaggagtagatcttaggagaccctccccagttgaactgtgaaagtaagacaaagaggagttaatgctgagtggaaattccccagaggatacctgtgtgggggtctcaacattgtaacttgataactgtggtctggaagaGAGAGGGGCTTTTTATGACCCCTAGGGAGTAACGTACGcagagacgcacacacacacacagtgcttaaactgttacactcacacatccacatgcacactcactcacgtgcactcacctagacacgcgggtacgcgcacacacaggcactcatgtgctcgtgcatacacacagagacagagtttgGAGCACACtatgggggttttatgatgcggccgcctctataaagctggctgtgactaacaaaggggtgaagattgtttcagagggacaccggcctcgtcttcccttctagaagtgcatgcttaaatgaagatgaataaagtttttgtaaaaatgactactgggtccggtgccatctctggaggcccgaggaataaaaaagaaccggggtaaaactgatttcccaacaTAAGCAATTTGAaattatttgagctttgtgatgtGGTATAAAATCCAgatcaggcaacattttttccagtcttctgttgtcAGATTTAGAATATGTACAAACTATTGTCAGTGTTAGTTGACAGAAGTATCAACCTACATGGCTTCTGTTGCTGTAGTGCATTTGCTTCAAAGTTtgatgtgttgtgcattcacCAATGTCTTTACTAACTAATGTATACCATAgttgcagtgttgggaaggttacttttaaatgtattccactacagattacagaatgcatgccccaaaatgtattttgtaacatatactgttacgttactcaatgagagtacaTTGAGAGTACATTTGAATTACATATTATAGAGGAGAataccacaggcctaaaccctgcaggtctgacaacaggaggtgtatcagtcCTGTTTTCCATGTTAAGACAGCGTTTGGACTGCAATATGcttttggtggcttttttggagcaactgtgacattcagcagtataaattagagatggaccgatccgatattacgtatcggtatcggtccgatactgacgtaaattactggatcggatatcggcgagaaattaaaaaatgtaatccgatccattaaatataaaaaaaaaaacacctcacaaaacttgcgacacggcgtaactcggctcataaccgtagcacgtcggagcagtgtggtcACATGATTGAGTGGctctgtgtatttgtagccttgctagcaaaccagcatttcatctccgaggaagttatcccagagagaagtaaagcaaatgtgtaagttcatctctgaatgtttgtaaagcattcccacgttaagcttaacaactgatatatggagcgagtgcctcttctctctccctccctctcctgctgctactttagtcatgaaactgcttaatgatcagctgatcggcttttctgttgcaagtccgtctctcttctttgtttttggcccactttgcaccacaaggaggaaaacagcagctgaacaacagcagcgcgtttaagcttgataagctgttgttagaatttatttaatattactttctacaccaggatccttttctacgtagctgacggctggtaactgtgcaggggcgggtctagcaaagtgtagccaggggggccgatagggcatgaacagggaaaagggggcacaaagacttttctttcttattctcatttaaaatgtctagcttttaataaataaataaatatctgaatcttacacccaaagttttaatcttgtgtaaaatatatagaagcacattactgtatatagtaactgttaagtctaatttaccctagtaagctatactactttttcctttgggaaggtacgaTCTGTgcattctgcaattctgtagaagaaagatgttgaatctatttattttttcttgaaaaataatttatttatgtgcatttttttcaccctgcatcaaattaaagtacTAAagtgctaagtactctttaaaataccagaatagggaggatggagtaggtaggtttaagtttattagattgatcagtgttgctgaactatgaaatattttgggtgcagtgtattttttacatacaggtataacagaatagctttagtgttgttgtttatttaaacttgagtttgaacttatacaaaatgcagcaagatattaaaaaaaaaaagttttattgagtgaaaaacactatatcggattcatatcggtatcggcagatatccaaatttatgatatcggtatcggtatcggacttaaaaaagtggtatcgtgccatctctagtataaATGACATGCAATGGCTACAGTACACACTGACAATAGCCTCCAAATACACTAAaagtcactaatgtctcacaaaTGAAAACGCATTCTCTCTCGTtatttcgctcgcccgctttctcTCGCGGGCGTCActcccccctcttcctaaaAAACTAGAGGTGGGCGGATCCAAATATCAATAGTATCGATAACAACGCTAgtattggtatcggatcgatactagcACAATTGGATCGATACTTTGCTTTTATCGTTCGAGTCGAATATGTAGACCTTTTTTCCTTTGGAAAAAATAAACCTCAACCATGcacaatgaaaaatgtctgaacca is from Oreochromis niloticus isolate F11D_XX linkage group LG20, O_niloticus_UMD_NMBU, whole genome shotgun sequence and encodes:
- the LOC109196091 gene encoding uncharacterized protein LOC109196091 — translated: MNKCYTSCGPAHPAPQETPAAAATASPLPTATPSSDGPLPSPEPFTAAERQRRISAGYIIEQGNLRPDPVKVKVVVDGPEPNNRRQLQSFLGFANFYKRSVRDFSRIALPLIQLTAPKIVFQWNDAAQSAFQELKKRFASAPILVQPDTTLQFVVEVDASDSGVGAVLSQQKEDPVPGTSNFTPSPVSSLLLKTRRILTPSCRQPVLSKPSPGRLKQLSERPKEPNRIREEAPPNDFMCLAPSCMGSRKTLCPTEGLNSLHRSGRNSAIPGEQRSVYPLAIIHRVTASPSGPTRS